The following DNA comes from Excalfactoria chinensis isolate bCotChi1 chromosome 5, bCotChi1.hap2, whole genome shotgun sequence.
aTCATGAATCAAGCCCTACTGTTTAATAGGAACCAATCATACCAGCCTTCCTAGCACACTGTATGACCTCTAAGCTCACACTTGCATTCAGATATAATGCCCATTTGTGGGCATGCATTCattaattcattatttattgGCTTTCTCAAGCATAACAGCACACTGGGAAGAAATAACACATAGACAGACAAATGCTGCAGCATGAACCAACGtgaaaacagttgtttcttCATCTGTATTCAGTTTGCCTACTGTCAGATTAACAATGTCCAATTTCCATCAGTCCAAACAAGGAGAGTACATTTCTCTTAGCAAAGGTCAAATTCTAAATTCTTTGAACATCTCAGTCAGTTACCAGTGAGTAAGCATTAACCGGACTTAGCTCTGTGCATGTCTTACTTGCTCTCTAAAGAGTCTGAAAAGAGGCTAAATCCATTTGCTTTTAGTAACATAAAAACCAAATGCCCTCGATTTCTGAATCAGAAGTAAATTCAGTACCTTTACAGAAGAGTAAAGAAACCTTCCTCTGCTAATCAGCACCACACAAGTCATAAATGTTAGAACACAATGCTACCTATTGGGGCTTTCTCATGAGACACAAACCTGACAGAGAGATGCTGTACGGCAGACATCCATGTTTCAAAGCACGTTCTCTTCAGCCCTGAAGCAAAGAGCAGGGTGATGCATTTGTTGCTACATCATCTGTGAAGCTGCTTAAACACGAGGAGCAGATTGGAAGCAGCAGACCAAATCCTGCCCTACAAAAGAAAGGAGGATCTCATTGAGTAGACAGAATTTGTCAAGACATCAATTTATAAAGCATATCGAGAGATCAGCCTACAAAGGGCAAAAAATTTCCAAAGAGGCATCTCAAAGTCAAACGCTGTTTATGCAGGTGATTCTCATTGTTACACATTAAGCATTGATTAGATATTCGGTTTTATTAGACTGACAGAGTAGAAATATGTTGCCCTAAAAGTATGCAAACACTCAGTTGTGGGTcaaaatttaaatgtttttaaatttaaagggttggaactgggtgagctTTCAcattccttccaacccaacccattctacGCACACCTTTATATGCAGTCCTACAAAATAACTGCGATTACAAAGTAACAGTGTAATACGTTAAAAGATAACCCAAAGCACTTTTTAAGACcttctaaaattaatttaaaccATTAGCTTTTCCAGTGATACTCAGACTTCCTGCAGCTTTAAGATTTGGTGTGACAATACAGTTCTGCTGCAGACAAGTCTTTACTTCGTGACTCTCAGTTCACTCCTGCACGGATGGCAGACTTGCTGTAATATAACAGGCGGGAGCCTGAACTCTGACTCTAACCCTACACAATCAGCCTCACAGGTCGACACTAACACTGGAAAGGGGAACGCACACGCCTCACTGCTCTTCCTATATTTATCTAATACAAATTGATGTCACAACCTGTATCTCAAATACCTCCTCTCATGAATTATTCCCCTACATTAACTCCACGCATCTCCTAAGCAGCACAAGTCAGCAGAGGAAGCCTTATCACCCGCTCTGAATGATCGCACTTGACAGTCTCTCTCTGTCATCATGAATGCAATGCATGACTcaagcaatatatatatatatataagtggAATTTACAACAGCATTCTGTTAACAGGCAGATGCACAGCCTACATCCTGCTAGTGTCACACTAAGATTAAAGCTTTATATTCCAGAGAGCTCCTCGGAGTGCTGCTTGGATACCTCCTGATGTAAGCATAACATTTGCTCTCACCTCCACTGGCCTTATACTTATTTACAGACAACAATTCTACCCACCCCCCAATGCTGCGGCAAGAAGTTAGGCAAAAAAAGTCACCCCAAATAAACACCCAAAAGAAAACCGTGTACTGCTAGCTACTTTGTCTTAAATTAGCTATGTATTTCAACCCCTTTGCCCTTAAGGCAGATTTAGTTTTCTCTTAAGGCTAGGCTAGTACCAAATCCAACATGGCTTGCGATGGagtaagaaacaaaagctgtttgCATCCCAATCTGACCACCTAGGTCTACTCCCAAGCATTTGTAATGACTGCAGAATGGCTGCTGTTGCTGCCCCAGCTCAGCACCAAATCACCTCTTTCTTTGTGTTCAGCTGCTTCCATAACACCGGCCCTGAGGTGAGCggtgcagcagtgcaggccGTTCTCTCACAGATGCAGGGCTCCTTACAATGTCTTTAGTTTCCCACTATGCCTTCCCACATTTGCTACAGCTGGAATTCATCTTTTTGCACTCTTACCGTCCACGGAAAGCCTGCTAGAGAGCCGGCCTGTAGTTACACACTTAACATCCAAGGAAAGAGATGCAAAGCTTCTGGAGTGATTAACTGGCCTCACTGGCTTGTAGCTcatgctgctgggctgtgctaCGGGCAGCACTGGAGCAGGAGCAGAACTGCATAGAGCAGAACTACATAGGGGACGATCTTGCAGATACTTCTGTCTCATTGTTGGGGAACTGCaatgcacagcagcaacagGTAGGTGGGCTCAGAGCCCGATAGAGCACACGGCCACATACAGCATCCGGCCCCACACAGCACACTGTGCTCTTACAGGAGAAGCACAACAGCCACCACGCTCACGCCTCGCGCACCCCCACGAGGGGGAAGCTCGCGGGCAGCGCGTGATCCAGCGTGACCACGTGCTCCTTCCTGTTCCTTCCGCCCAACCGGAAGCGTTGCTCCGCGAGCGCTGCAGGGAGGCACACGGTCCATGTCCGCTACCGGCAGCGTTGCTGTAGCCGGGGCCGCGCGGAAGCCAAGCGCGGGGGTCCCGGcgcagaggaggagaaaagtcCACGGCAAGGTACCGGGGAGGGGCggcccctgctgctgctgcggccGCCGGGCCGGGAAGTACTACTCCGTGCTGGGTTGTACTCCGTGCTGGGTCTGGCCTGGCCGCGGGGTCTGTTCGGTGGGTCGCATTGGCGGCATCAggatttctctttcccttttggGCTCTCGCAGCTGTCGCTCTAAACCGGTTCTCCTGCCTTTTCTGCTCCTGCCTCCGAGAAGCAAAACGGGCCCTCGCTCCGCTTCACGCGTACTTTGCACATGCGCTTCGCTGCCCCCCGGCCCTCCTCACTGTGTCCTGCTTTAGTTTGTTGTCTGTAAACACTCGTTGCTGATTTCACAGGTGTCAGCACACTATTTAAACACCGGGCTGCTGGAGCCCTCTCCTGTTTCAACCAAAGAATTAAAGGCAAAGAGCCGCGTGTTCCTCTCGTggtggggggaaggaagaagtaAAGCCGAAGCTTCTGCCAAGAGATTTTACAAGTGGACTGAGTGAGACACGTTAAGTCACTCACTGCTGGTGCTCAGTGCACACTCCATCGTGTTAGCCTGGTGCTCACTGGGCTAGCTCCTGCAGCACGGTCAGCTGGCAAAGCAGCTGTCTGTCAAGGATAGCAATGTAACAGTTATCTTCTCTTTTATAGAAAAGAAGCTATCGTTTCTTAATTAGAACACTCACCAAGAACTCAGACTTGCACTGCATCTGCAAATGCTGATAGTTGAGAATTACTTATGTGTTTATCCAGTATGCTTCCTCATCTGCACCTCCCCACCAGAGCGGGAGTCAGTTGCAAGCACACGTTGTGACATTTGCAGTATGTTTGGTGCATGGCCTGCAACAGACTTGCTGAATCACATTACTGGGTGGTGACAAATTGCTGTTAAACACACAGTCAGCTGCAATGAGCTTTGCTCATACAACAGTCCGTGTACCACAGTGTAAAAGACAAGCACGCACTTAGAGACAAAACAGACTAGTTCTGAGTATATCTAGTTTACTAAGACACTGAACCTgagaaatcaatacaaaacatGTCTTAATTATTAACTCCATTGCCTTAAGTCTTTCTGCACAGATAACTTGCAAACAAAAAGGAActaattttgctttattttcagacGGAGATTCACCTTCCTCTCCTACCTCCCTTCTTACTTTTAAGCTCAGATCACTGTGCCTGCACATTCAAGCCTCTTATTGCCTTAAGAATTACTGCAGTTATGCCCTGCTCCATCTCAAACAAGTCATAGAATTACACttaaaaacaagttttattCTCTCCAGCCGAGCCTTATCACTTATATTTGGAATGGGTGAATCACTCAACAACCACACGTCCTACGCAACACCTTTAAATTGCTGTGCATACAGTTTAATACATGGAGATGTGTCATGCAGCTGCTTCAAGTACATACATCTGGTTAGAAAAAAGCAAGGCATTACAATCAAGGGGATTTCTGCTGCAAAAAATACTCCCAACAGTGGCTTTTCTAAGCGTTCTAAAAAGCCTCATTATTCTGTGAGGAACTTTTGCTGCTGTCATCATCTGTATGTCTGCATTCAGGTTAAATTTACACATTTCATGTCATTGGGTTGTTTGTGCTGCTACTTGCCTTTATTATAAGTAGTGTCCCAGACTGTCTTTTTACACTCTACAGCTGGCTGAtactttctttcattaaaaagacGTACTGTCCTGTTCAGTGGTTAGAACAAGTAAGgatgcttttccatttctctgtgtCTTTGCAGGGTAGCATGCAGGCTAACAGTAAGATCCCAGTTAGCTCACACTCAGTTTAATTACAGGCCTTAGaagtttcagaaatgaattcTTTTGGTTTTCCCCATTATGTTGCAATAGAGAATAGCACAAGGTTGCTCAGGCTTTGATATTTTAGGGCCAACGCTGCATTTGTCACAGATTTTGGCACAGGCAGGATTACTCTGCAATAGCCAGCTTAATATTTTGTAAGTTTGCATTAGAGTAAGTTTAAATGAGTGCCCCGTATTTATATGATGCAGGTGTTGCAGTCGGATGGAAAGAGCTGCATGCAAAGGCCACCCAACCACAACAGGCGCACACATCCTTACATATACTGCAGGTGGCCATTTCCCAGAGATGCTCAGATTCATTCAGGGTGCTGACTCACACCTGTCCAGGCTTTTCTTTGCTCCCCAGGAGCACACAGGAAAGAGCTGATAGCTGCTGGGTGTAGATTGCCAGCTGGCATCAGACCAGCCTGCGCAGCCTACCTTCAGCAGcctgttttttcccctgcaacTACATGGAAACCAGATGGATCGGTTGTTCAGCCATCAGATATGTCCTTTGGGCCCACTCCTTGAGCAGCTGGGAGCGTGCCGGTGGGAGGCTGGAGACCACAGCAGGCTGCTGTTGAACAAATCATCCACCTCACACCTCGCCTCCAGATCGCCTTTGATAAGGCAGTGCTGCCGAATGGACATTTAGAATGGCTgattaaaaattgcttttgaaaataggATGAGTGTATCTAGACTAGAAGGCTATAGTATAATTTAAGAAATGTATCTTAAGCTACCTAAACCTAGTTTGTCAAGCTTACAGATAAAAGTTTGCAGCACAAATCTGATTGATTTTAATGCTCTCTCTAGGGTGATCTTCATAGAAACCACTAAAGACTTCAGAGAACTCATTTTAGgcaaaataagtgaaataagTTGTTCTGATAAAATGGATCCTTGTTCAGTTGGAATTCAGCTTCAAACTACCAATGAATGCCATAAGACCTATTATACCCGTCACACTGGCTTCAAGACTAAGGATGATATATCTTCATTTGATCTACTATTGCTTCAGCTTAGGACTGGAATGACCCTTTCAGAGAACGACACTATCTGCTTTCATCATGCAAAAATTTACATTGAAAGGTTTGAAGACTTACAAAAGTCATGCTGTGATCCCTTTAATATGCACAGAAAACTATCAAAGAAAAACTTGCGTGCCATTGACCTGCATGACGCGACGTTTCTCACTGCTAAGTTTGGAAGACAGTTTGTACCTGGTTGGAAGCTTTGTCCCAAATGTATGCAGGTAATAAATGGGAGCGTGGATGTCGAAGCTGAAGAACGCCAAAGAAGAAAGCTTGATTCGGACGTATGTATATGGATCAGTTGTTCCACCCCCTCTAAGTTCTGCAGACTGTTGGACCTGGGCTTCATACAAGTCCTATATAAACGAACTAAGATTTTTAGTAGAAATACAAAAAGGTGTAGACTTTTGCTGCATGGGAGTTTACTGTATTTGAACCTTTATTTGGAGGAGCGTTCAATGAAATGCGTGCATACACACATTCCacttctttgctttaaaaatcctCTCCCCTAATTAAATATTAGGGACTTTATAATTCAAGTAATTGCGTTCACTAGGATGACACACACCTCAGATTATGTAAATACCAGGCAGCTGCTATTGTTTTAAGCTGTTTCTCAAGCCTTGTGAAAAGTGAGCTCCTGTTTAAACATTGCAGGGGTTGTTTTTAGGAGCACTGAGATAAACTTGTGGGTTAGTCATGACAGTTTTAAGGGAATCTACTGTGTCTAGTGGTTCATTAGCAAGTGAACCTGCATGGAAGTGAATTAAGTGCACGCTGTTGTGGTGTCTGAGCTGCCCCTGTTTGTTCAGGGGGCAGTAACAACCTGGTGTGGGAGGATGACGCTTTAAGAGCTTAGTTCAGAATACAGTTTATACGTTTCTGGGTGCTTTGTTTAAAGTGTGCAGGTAATTGGTAGAACCAAGTGGAAAACCAAGTCAACAGGAGCTCATCAACATATGCTCTAGAGCAAAACAGAATGGCATTAAAGGAGCAGTCACCCCTCAGCCCAGGAGCAGCCACCCAACTGTATTTTACAGCTTCATAACGGGTGACTTTTGGAAATATTGATTAAAACTGCTGCTACAAAGCTTGTATTTCCTGACTTCTGGGACTGGTAGAGTTCTCTCATGTAACACTTAAGAAGACTTAAGTCTTCTCCTGAGAAATACAGTGCTCAGAGTTGGGGTCAGCATACTTAAGTCATTACAGTATCCTGGCTTGACTGAGTATTCCCTTAAGAATTTAGATACATATTCAAAATAAAGTGagattttctgtctctgttcagGGGCGTACAGCTAAGGCTTTGAAGTCTCTGCAGTTTGCTAACCCAGGGCGACAGACTGAATTCACTCCCGAGACcagtaagagggaaaaaagaaggctgcaaacaaaaaatccatcATTTAACTCAGACAGGTGAGCACCTTCCTCTGGTTACCTTCTC
Coding sequences within:
- the ARL14EP gene encoding ARL14 effector protein isoform X1, which produces MDPCSVGIQLQTTNECHKTYYTRHTGFKTKDDISSFDLLLLQLRTGMTLSENDTICFHHAKIYIERFEDLQKSCCDPFNMHRKLSKKNLRAIDLHDATFLTAKFGRQFVPGWKLCPKCMQVINGSVDVEAEERQRRKLDSDGRTAKALKSLQFANPGRQTEFTPETSKREKRRLQTKNPSFNSDRQVIPAKSKVYDSQGLLLYSGMDLCDCLDEDCLGCFYACPKCGSNKCGTECRCDRKWLYEQIEIEGGEIIRNKHVGKGLHAAEMNSTVCSQTKNTQTATKNS
- the ARL14EP gene encoding ARL14 effector protein isoform X2, producing MDPCSVGIQLQTTNECHKTYYTRHTGFKTKDDISSFDLLLLQLRTGMTLSENDTICFHHAKIYIERFEDLQKSCCDPFNMHRKLSKKNLRAIDLHDATFLTAKFGRQFVPGWKLCPKCMQVINGSVDVEAEERQRRKLDSDGRTAKALKSLQFANPGRQTEFTPETSKREKRRLQTKNPSFNSDRQVIPAKSKVYDSQGLLLYSGMDLCDCLDEDCLGCFYACPKCGSNKCGTECRCDRKWLYEQIEIEGGEIIRNKHVG